A window from Drosophila kikkawai strain 14028-0561.14 chromosome 2L, DkikHiC1v2, whole genome shotgun sequence encodes these proteins:
- the Or30a gene encoding odorant receptor 30a: protein MELKSMDTVEMPIFGSTLKLMKFWSYLFVHNWRRYVAMGPYIMINCTQYVDIYLSTESLDFIIRNVYLAVLFTNTIVRGVLLCVQRGSYERFIEMLKSYYVQLLDSKDPVVVQLVAEATRLSLFISRINLLMGTCTCIGFVTYPIFGSERVLPYGMYLPTIDEYKYASPYYEIFFVIQAIMAPMGCCMYIPYTNMIVTFTLFAILMCQVLQHKLRSLEKLKGEQVRKEVISCIRYQLKLAGLVDSMNSLNTHLHLVEFLCFGAMLCVLLFSLIIAQTIAQTVIVIAYMVMIFANSVVLYYVANELYFQSLEIAIAAYESNWMDFDVDTQKTLKFLIMRSQKPLAILVGGTYPMNLKMLQSLLNAIYSFFTLLRRVYG from the exons ATGGAACTGAAATCGATGGATACCGTGGAAATGCCCATTTTTGGGAGCACTCTGAAGCTGATGAAGTTCTGGTCGTATCTGTTTGTTCACAATTGGCGGCGTTATGTGGCCATGGGACCCTATATAATGATCAACTGTACGCAATATGTGGATATATATCTGAGCACCGAATCCCTGGACTTTATCATCAGAAATGTGTATCTGGCGGTGCTGTTTACGAATACGATTGTGCGAGGTGTGTTGCTGTGCGTTCAGCGGGGAAGTTACGAAAGATTTATTGAGATGCTAAAGTCCTACTATGTGCAGTTACTG GATTCTAAAGATCCCGTTGTGGTCCAATTGGTGGCAGAGGCCACACGACTCTCCCTGTTCATAAGCAGAATCAATTTGTTGATGGGCACCTGCACCTGCATAGGTTTTGTGACCTATCCCATTTTTGGTTCCGAGAGAG TTCTTCCCTATGGCATGTATCTGCCCACCATTGATGAGTACAAGTATGCCAGTCCCTACTATGAGATCTTCTTTGTGATCCAGGCCATTATGGCTCCCATGGGCTGTTGCATGTACATTCCTTACACCAATATGATAGTGACCTTTACTCTCTTTGCCATATTGATGTGCCAGGTGCTGCAGCACAAGCTGAGAAGCCTGGAGAAGCTGAAAGGTGAACAGGTGCGAAAGGAGGTCATATCTTGCATAAGATATCAACTAAAGTTGGCGGG ATTGGTGGACTCTATGAATTCCTTGAATACTCATCTTCATTTGGTGGAGTTCCTGTGTTTTGGGGCCATGTTATGTGTGTTGCTTTTCTCTCTTATTATA GCTCAAACCATAGCTCAAACAGTCATAGTCATTGCCTATATGGTCATGATATTCGCCAACAGTGTGGTGCTCTACTATGTGGCCAATGAACTTTACTTTCAA AGCTTGGAAATTGCCATTGCTGCCTATGAGAGCAATTGGATGGACTTTGATGTGGACACACAAAAGACATTGAAGTTTCTTATAATGCGTTCCCAAAAGCCTTTGGCG ATTCTGGTGGGAGGCACCTATCCCATGAATCTGAAGATGCTGCAGTCGCTCTTGAATGCGATCTACTCGTTCTTCACCCTGCTGCGACGCGTTTACGGCTAG